The window GAGCCGTCGTCGCCGCCCGCCTGAGCGAGGACCCCGACGTGACGGTCGGCCTGCTCGAGGCGGGCCCCAGCGACACCGAGGAGCAGGTGGTGCTGCAGCTCGATCGCTGGATGGAGCTGCTCGAATCGGGCTTCGACTGGGACTACCCCATCGAGCCGCAGGCACACGGCAACTCGTTCATGCGCCACGCACGCGCGAAGGTCCTCGGTGGCTGTTCGTCGCACAACTCGTGCATCGCGTTCTGGGCGCCACGGGAGGACCTCGACGAGTGGGAGTCGCGCTTCGGCGCGACCGGGTGGAACGCCGACGCCACGTTCCCGCTGTTCGCGAAGCTTGAGACGAACGAGGACGACGACGCGATCCACGGCCACGACGGGCCGGTTCACCTCATGAACGTGCCGCCGCACGACCCGTCCGGCGCCGCGCTCCTCGAGGCGGCCGCGCAGGCAGGCATCCCGACGACGCGCTTCAACACGGGCGAGACCGTCGTGAACGGTGCGAACTTCTTCCAGGTGAACCGCAAGGCGGACGGGACGCGGGCGTCGTCCTCGGTGTCGTACCTGCACCCGGTCCTCGACCGCGAGAACCTCGCGGTGCTCACGGGCGTGCACGTTCGCGAACTCGAGTTCGACGACGACGGACGGTGCACGGGCGTGCAGCTCGTCGACAATGCGTTCGGCCGCCCGAGCCGTATCGAGGCGACGCGCGAGGTGGTGCTCTCGGCGGGTGCGATCGGGTCGCCGCAACTGCTCATGCTGTCGGGGATCGGCCCGCGCGAGCACTTGGAGGAGTTCGGCATCCCCGTGCGCATCGATGCTCCGGGCGTCGGCTCGAACCTGCAGGACCACCCCGAGGGTGTCGTCCAGTGGGAGGCGAAGCAGCCCATGACGCGCTCGTCGACGCAGTGGTGGGAGATCGGGGTGTTCACACCGACCGAGGAGGGCCTCGATCGCCCCGATCTGATGATGCACTACGGCTCGGTGCCGTTCGACATGCACACGTACCGGGCCGGGTACCCGACCGCCGAGGAGGTGTTCTGCCTCACGCCGAACGTGACGCACGCGCGATCG is drawn from Pseudoclavibacter chungangensis and contains these coding sequences:
- a CDS encoding GMC family oxidoreductase, whose protein sequence is MKTTHTFDYVVVGGGSAGAVVAARLSEDPDVTVGLLEAGPSDTEEQVVLQLDRWMELLESGFDWDYPIEPQAHGNSFMRHARAKVLGGCSSHNSCIAFWAPREDLDEWESRFGATGWNADATFPLFAKLETNEDDDAIHGHDGPVHLMNVPPHDPSGAALLEAAAQAGIPTTRFNTGETVVNGANFFQVNRKADGTRASSSVSYLHPVLDRENLAVLTGVHVRELEFDDDGRCTGVQLVDNAFGRPSRIEATREVVLSAGAIGSPQLLMLSGIGPREHLEEFGIPVRIDAPGVGSNLQDHPEGVVQWEAKQPMTRSSTQWWEIGVFTPTEEGLDRPDLMMHYGSVPFDMHTYRAGYPTAEEVFCLTPNVTHARSRGTVRLRSIDYRDKPRVDPKYFTDPEGHDLRVMIAGIRKAREIVAQPAMAEWAGRELSPGADAVTDEQLEDYIVRTHNTVYHPVGTVRMGPDDDPMSPLDARLRVKGVTGLRVVDASAMPEITTVNPNITVMMMGEKAAELIREDR